Proteins encoded together in one Mercenaria mercenaria strain notata chromosome 18, MADL_Memer_1, whole genome shotgun sequence window:
- the LOC123538714 gene encoding uncharacterized protein LOC123538714, translating to MKIVMISALSFEVFIIMETLLAVSYSSGTKTFDVISDDGSSLPVKEYRSHLIPVKRYAIHKICRTFEGKQYLYRTMKSKFCGIGLTFTSHFVMDLCRSQHRRLLIKWVKELFDIDRDGYISHYEKNLYLFDE from the exons atgaaaatagttatGATCAGTGCTCTTTCCTTTGAAGTATTCATCATAATGGAGACACTACTGGCAGTTTCGTACAGTTCCGGAACCAAAACTTTTGATGTAATTTCAGATGACGGTTCATCTCTACCTGTAAAAGAGTACCGGTCTCATTTAAT tcctgtCAAACGTTATGCAATACATAAAATATGCCGTACATTTGAGGGAAAGCAATACCTGTACAGGACCATGAAGTCAAAATTTTGCGGAATTGGAT TAACGTTTACTAGCCATTTTGTTATGGATTTATGTAGAAGCCAGCATAGGCGTCTGTTGATAAAATGGGTGAAGGAATTATTCGATATCGATC gcGACGGATATATTTCACATTACGAGAAAAACTTGTACTTATTTGACGAATAA